One Candidatus Limnocylindrales bacterium genomic region harbors:
- the der gene encoding ribosome biogenesis GTPase Der → MKNRRVIHPNLGDGRGRVRVAIVGRPNVGKSTLFNRLLGRRRAITLDQPGITRDPIIEQLDWDGAPIDLVDTGGLGGEAEIALADRVHEHTVRAIAASDVLIVLFDARTGLSPLDRDTVELVNQSGLEAIYVANKCEGRATEEAALEFCALGIDAPMTISAEHGSGMGDLRAAIEECADRVLESRGPAEVREDDDAEAEPEEVEDVDDAADRPCRVALVGRPNVGKSSLLNLLAGEMISLVDNRPGTTRDVIDTEIERGGRRYVLLDTAGMRRPSRVDEGVERISVRRALDAIDRADVVVLLIEPEEGVTDQDARIARRAWDEGRALVLLINKIDLANASQLGRLEANIHDIYPTLSPVPVGRISVRNKLGIDAAFDLVDHAFASHNRKLSTSDVNRALEEAARRREPPIMGRGRAKLFYGTQTGTRPPTISIFTNRMELPEEYQRFIERCFREMHDFGGTPLRFRYVRRDSHSNRDRGEAPKEKTGRDRRGVKSRRDT, encoded by the coding sequence GTGAAGAATCGCCGGGTCATTCATCCCAACCTCGGAGACGGGCGCGGACGCGTGCGCGTTGCGATCGTCGGCCGGCCGAACGTCGGCAAGTCGACGCTGTTCAACCGCCTGCTCGGCCGCCGCCGCGCGATCACGCTCGACCAGCCCGGCATCACGCGTGATCCGATCATCGAGCAGCTCGACTGGGACGGCGCGCCGATCGATCTCGTCGATACCGGCGGACTCGGCGGCGAGGCCGAGATTGCGCTCGCGGACCGCGTGCACGAGCACACGGTGCGCGCGATTGCCGCAAGCGACGTGCTGATCGTGCTGTTCGATGCGCGCACCGGCCTGAGCCCGCTCGACCGCGACACCGTCGAGCTCGTCAACCAGAGCGGCCTCGAAGCGATCTACGTCGCCAACAAATGCGAGGGCAGGGCGACCGAAGAGGCCGCGCTCGAGTTCTGCGCGCTCGGAATCGATGCGCCGATGACGATTTCCGCCGAGCACGGCTCCGGCATGGGAGACCTTCGCGCGGCGATCGAAGAGTGCGCAGACCGCGTGCTCGAAAGCCGCGGGCCGGCGGAAGTGCGTGAGGACGACGACGCCGAGGCCGAGCCTGAGGAAGTCGAAGACGTCGACGACGCTGCTGACCGTCCGTGCCGCGTCGCGCTCGTTGGACGGCCGAACGTCGGCAAGTCCTCGCTGCTCAACCTGCTGGCCGGAGAGATGATCTCGCTAGTCGACAACCGTCCGGGCACGACGCGCGACGTGATCGATACCGAGATCGAGCGCGGCGGCCGCCGCTACGTGCTTCTCGACACCGCCGGCATGCGCCGCCCGTCGCGCGTCGACGAAGGCGTCGAGCGGATCAGCGTGCGCCGTGCGCTCGACGCGATCGATCGCGCCGATGTCGTCGTGCTGCTCATCGAGCCGGAAGAAGGCGTCACCGACCAGGATGCGCGCATCGCGCGTCGCGCGTGGGACGAAGGCCGCGCGCTCGTGTTGCTGATCAACAAGATCGACCTCGCGAACGCGTCGCAGCTCGGGCGGCTCGAAGCCAACATCCACGACATCTATCCGACCTTGTCGCCGGTGCCGGTCGGACGCATTTCCGTGCGCAACAAGCTCGGCATCGACGCGGCGTTCGACCTCGTCGACCACGCGTTCGCGTCGCACAATCGCAAGCTGTCGACCTCCGACGTGAACCGCGCGCTCGAAGAGGCTGCGCGGCGCCGCGAGCCTCCGATCATGGGGCGTGGCCGTGCGAAGCTGTTCTACGGAACGCAGACCGGCACACGGCCGCCGACCATCAGCATCTTCACGAACCGCATGGAGCTGCCGGAGGAATATCAGCGCTTCATCGAGCGCTGCTTCCGCGAGATGCACGACTTCGGTGGAACACCTTTGCGCTTCCGCTACGTGCGGCGCGACTCGCACAGCAATCGCGACCGCGGCGAGGCGCCGAAGGAAAAGACCGGCAGGGACCGGCGCGGCGTGAAATCACGGCGGGACACGTAA
- the era gene encoding GTPase Era translates to MTDAPQMPPQPNQRCGYVAIAGAPNVGKSTLLNRILGRPLSIATPKPQTTRRRLLGVETRGDVQIVFCDTPGIHPTRGLMHDRMNAEARQGVREADVVCWIVDAARGVRSIDRNETPGLVEGKTLIAINKCDAVAKGSVLPLIAEISKIVSGCEIYPVSARTGEGVDVLVEHLAARMPAGPWMYDPELFTDQSERYLVGELVREQLFLQLDAELPYRIAVVVDVFRDGPKHTSISATIFTDSDSTKRMIIGKGGARIKSVGIAARQNIEELLDRKVFLELFVKVKPGWQDDPRFLAEIGL, encoded by the coding sequence GTGACAGACGCTCCGCAGATGCCTCCGCAGCCGAACCAGCGCTGCGGCTACGTCGCGATCGCCGGCGCGCCCAACGTCGGCAAGTCGACGCTGCTCAACCGCATTCTCGGCCGGCCGCTCAGCATCGCGACGCCCAAGCCGCAGACGACGCGGCGCCGGCTTCTCGGCGTCGAGACGCGCGGCGACGTGCAGATCGTTTTCTGCGATACACCCGGCATCCATCCGACGCGCGGGCTGATGCACGACCGGATGAACGCCGAAGCGCGCCAGGGCGTGCGCGAGGCCGACGTCGTCTGCTGGATCGTCGACGCCGCGCGCGGCGTGCGCTCGATCGACCGCAACGAGACGCCCGGTCTGGTGGAAGGAAAAACTCTCATTGCGATCAACAAATGCGACGCGGTCGCCAAAGGTTCGGTGCTTCCGTTGATTGCCGAGATTTCAAAGATCGTGAGCGGGTGCGAGATCTATCCGGTCAGCGCGCGAACCGGCGAGGGCGTCGACGTGCTGGTCGAGCATCTGGCCGCGCGCATGCCGGCCGGGCCGTGGATGTACGACCCCGAGCTGTTTACCGATCAGAGCGAGCGCTACCTCGTCGGCGAGCTCGTGCGCGAGCAGCTGTTCCTGCAGCTCGATGCCGAGCTGCCGTACCGGATCGCGGTCGTCGTCGACGTGTTCCGCGACGGCCCCAAGCATACGTCGATCTCGGCGACGATCTTTACCGACAGCGATTCGACCAAGCGCATGATCATCGGCAAGGGCGGCGCTCGCATCAAGAGCGTCGGCATCGCCGCACGCCAGAACATCGAGGAGCTGCTCGACCGCAAGGTCTTCCTCGAGCTGTTCGTCAAGGTGAAACCGGGCTGGCAGGACGATCCGCGCTTCCTTGCGGAGATCGGCCTGTGA
- the rnc gene encoding ribonuclease III, translating into MKAQKNNDIEPADLDALETLIRYPFRDRTLLEKALVHSSAATEGALESNQTLEFLGDAVLDLAVSEFLLRRYPARAEGDLTRMRASIVSAKGLSTAAARLDLGRWIRLGRGEARSGGGKKANILADTYEAVVAAVFLDGGYDAARALIESTFSEEIAAANPIGGDWKTELQELTQERFHCTPSYALVSTSGPDHAKHFEVAIRIGGETIAHGEGANRKSAEQMAAEEAVRVLLARIEAGVLVSPDEPENPAVPPSPHPRKRTRSTKRAKKNVADEPLEDKTDA; encoded by the coding sequence GTGAAAGCGCAGAAAAACAACGACATCGAACCCGCTGATCTCGATGCGCTCGAGACTCTGATCCGCTATCCGTTCCGCGACCGGACGCTGCTCGAAAAGGCTCTGGTCCACAGCTCGGCGGCGACCGAAGGCGCTCTCGAGAGCAACCAGACGCTCGAGTTCCTCGGCGACGCGGTCCTCGACCTTGCGGTTTCGGAGTTCCTGCTGCGCCGCTATCCGGCGCGCGCCGAAGGTGACCTTACGCGCATGCGCGCGAGCATCGTCAGCGCCAAGGGCCTGTCGACCGCTGCGGCAAGGCTCGATCTCGGGCGCTGGATCCGGCTCGGCCGCGGCGAAGCGCGAAGCGGCGGCGGCAAGAAAGCCAACATCCTCGCGGACACGTACGAAGCGGTAGTGGCGGCCGTGTTCCTCGACGGTGGCTACGATGCCGCGCGCGCGCTGATCGAGTCGACGTTCTCCGAAGAGATCGCTGCCGCGAACCCGATCGGCGGCGACTGGAAGACCGAGCTCCAGGAGCTCACGCAGGAACGCTTCCACTGCACGCCGAGCTACGCGCTGGTTTCGACGAGCGGCCCGGATCACGCCAAGCATTTCGAGGTCGCGATCCGCATCGGCGGCGAGACCATCGCGCACGGCGAAGGAGCCAACCGCAAGAGCGCCGAGCAGATGGCGGCAGAAGAGGCGGTGCGCGTGCTGCTGGCCAGAATCGAAGCCGGCGTGCTGGTGTCACCGGATGAACCGGAGAACCCGGCGGTGCCGCCATCGCCGCACCCGCGAAAACGTACACGCTCGACGAAGAGAGCGAAAAAGAACGTGGCGGACGAGCCGCTCGAGGACAAGACCGATGCTTGA
- the mtaB gene encoding tRNA (N(6)-L-threonylcarbamoyladenosine(37)-C(2))-methylthiotransferase MtaB yields MTAGSMRVAITTLGCKVNRYDTAVIEQRIAAMGWQRVDFDDVADAYVVNSCTVTDRADRDSRALCRRARRNNPAARVIMTGCYAQVSPEAVSKLDSVDYVVGLGRVDDLLKAVAGELASRSAVSDLRRADTVATLGIASFPGRSRAFVKVQEGCDLFCTFCVVPVARGRSRSVPARDVLDEIERLAARGFREVVLTGVHLGGYGADLDPPCDLAWLLECIAERRPAVRVRVSSIDPPELTPRLLDVLSDRTQFCPHVHVPLQSLDDGVLTRMRRRYSAADAVSAIDRARARLGDDLAIGTDLLTGFPEESEAEFDETWRRADDLALSYLHVFPYSQRTSTSAAKRWHALPDALVHGRATRMRELDAELRARFRRRFVGREVDVLFEGARDPATGRWTGYSEHYVPVACASDAADLRGSIRRVRVESEAPAAIGGDAGAAMHGRIL; encoded by the coding sequence ATGACGGCCGGCAGCATGCGCGTTGCGATCACCACTCTCGGCTGCAAGGTCAATCGCTACGATACCGCCGTGATCGAGCAGCGCATCGCTGCGATGGGCTGGCAGCGCGTCGATTTTGACGACGTTGCCGATGCCTACGTGGTCAACTCCTGCACGGTGACCGATCGCGCCGACCGCGACTCGCGCGCGCTGTGCCGCCGCGCGCGGCGCAACAATCCGGCGGCACGCGTGATCATGACCGGCTGTTATGCCCAGGTCAGCCCCGAGGCCGTCTCGAAGCTGGACAGCGTCGACTACGTGGTCGGCCTCGGACGCGTCGACGATCTGCTGAAGGCGGTCGCCGGCGAGCTTGCCTCGCGCTCCGCGGTCTCCGATCTGCGGCGCGCGGATACCGTCGCGACGCTCGGCATCGCGAGCTTTCCGGGCCGCAGCCGCGCATTCGTCAAGGTGCAGGAAGGCTGCGACCTGTTCTGCACGTTCTGCGTCGTGCCGGTGGCCCGCGGCAGGAGCCGCAGCGTTCCGGCGCGCGACGTTCTCGACGAGATCGAGCGGCTGGCGGCGCGCGGTTTTCGCGAAGTCGTTCTGACCGGCGTGCATCTCGGCGGATATGGCGCCGATCTCGATCCGCCTTGCGATCTTGCGTGGCTGCTCGAGTGCATCGCCGAGCGCCGGCCGGCGGTGCGCGTGCGCGTAAGCTCGATCGATCCTCCCGAGCTCACTCCGAGGCTTCTCGATGTGCTCTCGGACCGGACACAGTTCTGTCCGCACGTGCACGTGCCGCTGCAGTCGCTCGACGACGGTGTGCTCACGCGCATGCGGCGCCGCTATTCGGCGGCGGATGCCGTCTCGGCGATCGACCGCGCGCGTGCGCGCCTCGGCGACGATCTCGCGATCGGGACGGATCTGCTGACCGGCTTTCCGGAAGAAAGCGAAGCGGAGTTCGACGAGACCTGGAGGAGAGCCGACGATCTCGCGCTGTCGTACCTGCACGTGTTTCCGTATTCGCAGCGCACGTCGACGTCGGCCGCCAAACGGTGGCATGCGCTGCCGGATGCGCTCGTCCACGGACGCGCGACGAGGATGCGCGAGCTCGACGCCGAGCTGCGCGCGCGCTTCCGCCGGCGCTTCGTCGGGCGTGAAGTCGACGTTCTGTTCGAAGGCGCGCGTGATCCCGCAACCGGACGCTGGACGGGATACAGCGAGCACTACGTTCCGGTCGCATGTGCGTCGGACGCGGCCGATCTGCGCGGCAGCATTCGCAGGGTCCGCGTCGAATCCGAAGCGCCGGCAGCCATCGGCGGCGATGCCGGCGCCGCGATGCATGGCAGGATTCTGTGA
- the mnmA gene encoding tRNA 2-thiouridine(34) synthase MnmA, with protein MSGAASTLASGAMPPRGARIVVAMSGGVDSSVAAAMLALDGYEVVGISLRLAEERKDGVSKGCCSLEDFQDAARVADALGVPHFVFDMREAFARDVIRPFVEEYLAGRTPSPCILCNRSIKFSALRRRAAELGASWVATGHYARRDFDGARYRLRTGRDGAKDQSYFLFELGQQELAHTLFPVGEMTKNEVREFAARSGIATAGKPDSQEICFVPDGRYAEFVEKAAPGRIRAGSIVDASGAVVGAHDGIHRYTVGQRRGLGIAHDEPLYVESVDAASATVRVTTRPNLLRQGLVADGVVWTSGEAEPVGAKMTVRIRYRHRGVESTLVRSDASSIAAAIASTTAPATATASIELRFDEAQEAVTPGQAAVFYRGDEVIGGGWIRESIALTDGVCREPARAEADEAPIAPGCAGPIG; from the coding sequence ATGAGCGGCGCCGCTTCGACACTCGCGTCCGGCGCGATGCCGCCGCGCGGCGCCCGCATCGTGGTCGCGATGAGCGGCGGCGTCGACAGCTCGGTCGCGGCAGCCATGCTCGCGCTCGACGGCTACGAGGTCGTCGGAATCTCGCTCCGCCTCGCCGAAGAGCGCAAGGACGGAGTTTCCAAAGGCTGCTGCAGCCTCGAGGATTTCCAGGACGCGGCGCGCGTTGCCGATGCGCTCGGCGTGCCGCATTTCGTCTTCGACATGCGCGAAGCGTTCGCGCGCGACGTAATCCGGCCGTTCGTCGAGGAGTACCTCGCGGGCCGCACGCCGAGCCCGTGCATCCTGTGCAACCGCTCGATCAAGTTCTCGGCGCTGCGCCGGCGCGCCGCCGAGCTCGGCGCGTCGTGGGTCGCGACGGGGCATTACGCGCGGCGCGACTTCGACGGCGCACGCTACCGGCTGCGCACCGGCCGCGACGGCGCAAAGGACCAGTCGTACTTCCTGTTCGAGCTCGGCCAGCAGGAGCTCGCGCACACGCTGTTTCCGGTCGGCGAAATGACCAAGAACGAAGTGCGCGAATTCGCGGCGCGCAGCGGCATCGCGACGGCCGGCAAGCCCGACAGCCAGGAGATCTGCTTCGTGCCCGACGGCCGCTATGCCGAGTTCGTCGAGAAGGCTGCACCGGGCCGCATCCGTGCAGGCAGCATCGTCGATGCGAGCGGCGCTGTGGTGGGCGCGCACGACGGCATTCATCGTTACACCGTCGGCCAGCGCCGCGGGCTCGGCATTGCGCACGACGAGCCGCTGTACGTGGAATCGGTGGACGCCGCGTCGGCTACGGTGCGCGTCACGACGCGCCCGAATCTGCTGCGGCAGGGGCTCGTCGCCGACGGAGTCGTGTGGACGTCGGGCGAAGCCGAACCGGTCGGCGCGAAGATGACGGTGCGGATCCGCTACCGGCATCGCGGCGTCGAGTCGACGCTCGTGCGCTCGGATGCTTCGTCGATCGCCGCGGCAATCGCTTCCACAACGGCTCCGGCAACTGCGACGGCTTCGATCGAGCTGCGCTTCGACGAAGCGCAGGAAGCCGTCACGCCCGGCCAGGCCGCGGTCTTCTATCGCGGCGACGAAGTGATCGGCGGCGGCTGGATCCGCGAATCGATTGCGCTCACGGACGGTGTCTGTCGCGAGCCAGCGCGCGCCGAAGCAGACGAGGCGCCGATAGCGCCCGGCTGCGCCGGACCGATCGGATGA
- a CDS encoding cysteine desulfurase family protein: MHGYFDYNASSLLRPEAAEALRAWIDGGGGNPSSMHVLGRRARIALEDARRDVAALADGAVSRDVVFTSGATESNNTVLRAFAAANPLAPIVISRVEHHSVIATAEDLERQGQPVVRLDVRPDSSIDFSPLAALTESGGAFLVCLGLANGETGAILDVDALVRACPPHAFVHLDAAQAAGRLPIRFDDRIDALSMSGHKFGAPPGIGALFISERLRRVLRPLLTGGPQEWSLRAGTPNVPGIAAMGAAARAALETRASDGDRLRTLRERIWSRLASAMPDILRITPESGLPNTLTIAVGDLAADTLIAALDLAGFCVSAGSACAAGSTEPSHVMRALGLDSRWHGGVLRLSSGWKTRSEDADALTDAIVAVVARAREAA, encoded by the coding sequence ATGCACGGATACTTCGACTACAACGCGAGCAGCCTCCTCCGGCCGGAGGCGGCCGAAGCGCTGCGCGCGTGGATCGACGGCGGCGGCGGCAATCCGTCGAGCATGCACGTGCTCGGGCGCCGCGCGCGAATTGCGCTCGAGGACGCCCGCCGCGACGTTGCGGCGCTGGCCGACGGCGCGGTCTCGCGCGACGTCGTATTTACGTCCGGTGCCACCGAGTCCAACAACACCGTGCTGCGTGCGTTCGCCGCCGCCAATCCGCTCGCGCCGATCGTGATCTCGCGCGTGGAGCATCATTCGGTGATCGCGACCGCCGAGGACCTCGAGCGCCAGGGCCAGCCGGTGGTGCGGCTCGACGTGCGGCCGGACTCGTCGATCGATTTCTCGCCGCTTGCCGCACTTACGGAATCCGGCGGCGCATTTCTCGTCTGCCTCGGCCTTGCCAACGGCGAGACCGGTGCGATCCTCGACGTGGATGCGCTCGTGCGCGCATGTCCGCCGCACGCGTTCGTGCACCTCGACGCGGCGCAGGCCGCCGGCCGCCTGCCGATCCGATTCGACGACCGCATCGATGCGCTGTCGATGTCGGGTCACAAGTTCGGCGCGCCGCCGGGAATCGGCGCGCTGTTTATTTCGGAACGGCTGCGGCGCGTGCTGCGTCCGCTGCTGACCGGCGGTCCGCAGGAATGGTCGCTGCGCGCCGGCACGCCGAACGTTCCGGGGATTGCCGCGATGGGCGCCGCCGCGCGCGCCGCCCTCGAGACTCGCGCATCCGATGGCGACCGGCTTCGCACGCTGCGCGAACGGATCTGGAGCCGGCTCGCGTCGGCGATGCCGGACATCCTTCGCATCACGCCGGAGAGCGGGCTCCCCAATACGCTGACGATCGCTGTCGGCGATCTTGCCGCCGACACGCTGATCGCGGCGCTCGACCTTGCCGGTTTCTGCGTGTCAGCCGGTTCGGCCTGCGCTGCCGGCTCGACCGAGCCGTCGCACGTGATGCGTGCGCTCGGCCTCGATTCGCGCTGGCACGGCGGCGTGCTGCGGCTGTCTTCGGGATGGAAGACGCGCAGTGAGGACGCCGACGCGCTGACGGACGCAATCGTTGCCGTGGTCGCACGCGCGAGAGAAGCTGCATGA
- the cimA gene encoding citramalate synthase: MPSSVGQEPTGDRIIEIYDTTLRDGTQGEGVSYTVDDKVAVARKLDEFGVSVIEGGWPGSNPRDAAFFELIRGVKLSRAKIAAFGSTIRPGTDPADDANMKALLAAETPVVTIVAKTWDLHVHEDLRIELDENLELISKSIAYLKERTDRVILDAEHFFDGYAANHDYAMQCLEAAVDAGVDLLCLCDTRGGSLPRDVAAATREVGALGVPIGIHCHNDSGLAVANSLASIEAGASQVQGTINGFGERCGNANLCTVVPNLQIKMGYRCVSPQQLARVTEVSRFCAELANVELERRLPYVGRSAFAHKGGLHVAAVRKNAVTYEHIDPTVVGNEQRVLVSDLSGRSNVMHKAEQFGIDVAGRHDELASLLSHLKELEYSGFQFEGADASFELLMRRNLDPFQRFFRLLGFRVTDEKRSEDGHTRCEATVMLEGPDGAVEHTAAEGNGPVNALDLALRKALTKFYPGIEKIHLHDYKVRVLDGTNGTESRVRVLIESGDGTRRWGTVGVSHNVVEASWQALVDSFVYFLLSQEERAASRRKSAAASSSIRRKD, from the coding sequence ATGCCGTCGTCCGTCGGTCAGGAGCCGACCGGCGACCGCATCATCGAGATCTACGACACCACGCTTCGCGACGGCACCCAGGGCGAGGGCGTCAGCTACACCGTCGACGACAAGGTCGCCGTTGCCCGCAAGCTCGATGAGTTCGGCGTCTCCGTGATCGAAGGCGGGTGGCCGGGCTCCAACCCGCGCGACGCCGCGTTCTTCGAGCTGATCCGCGGCGTCAAGCTTTCGCGAGCGAAGATCGCGGCGTTCGGCTCGACGATCCGTCCGGGCACCGATCCGGCCGACGACGCGAACATGAAGGCGCTGCTCGCCGCCGAAACGCCGGTCGTCACGATCGTCGCCAAGACCTGGGATCTGCACGTCCACGAGGACCTTCGCATCGAGCTCGACGAGAACCTAGAGCTGATCTCGAAGTCGATCGCCTACCTGAAAGAACGGACCGACCGCGTCATCCTCGACGCCGAGCATTTCTTCGACGGCTACGCCGCCAACCACGACTACGCGATGCAGTGCCTCGAGGCTGCCGTCGACGCCGGCGTCGACCTGCTGTGCCTGTGCGACACGCGCGGCGGCTCGCTGCCGCGCGACGTCGCTGCCGCAACGCGCGAAGTGGGCGCGCTCGGCGTCCCGATCGGAATCCACTGCCACAATGATTCGGGGCTCGCGGTTGCGAACTCGCTGGCATCGATCGAGGCCGGAGCGTCGCAGGTGCAGGGAACGATCAACGGATTCGGCGAGCGCTGCGGCAACGCGAACCTGTGCACGGTCGTTCCGAACCTGCAGATCAAGATGGGCTACCGCTGCGTCTCGCCGCAGCAACTGGCCAGGGTGACCGAGGTTTCGCGGTTCTGCGCCGAGCTCGCCAACGTGGAGCTCGAACGGCGCCTGCCGTACGTCGGCCGCTCGGCGTTCGCGCACAAGGGCGGCCTTCACGTGGCGGCCGTGCGCAAGAACGCGGTCACGTACGAGCACATCGACCCGACCGTCGTCGGCAACGAGCAGCGCGTGCTGGTGTCGGACCTGTCTGGACGCAGCAACGTCATGCACAAAGCCGAGCAGTTCGGCATCGACGTCGCCGGCCGTCACGACGAGCTCGCCTCGCTGCTGTCGCATCTGAAGGAGCTCGAATACAGCGGTTTCCAGTTCGAAGGCGCCGACGCGTCGTTCGAGCTGCTGATGCGCCGCAACCTCGACCCGTTCCAGCGCTTCTTCCGGCTGCTCGGCTTTCGCGTCACCGACGAGAAGCGCTCGGAAGACGGCCATACGCGCTGCGAGGCAACGGTGATGCTCGAAGGGCCGGACGGGGCCGTCGAGCACACGGCGGCGGAGGGCAACGGGCCCGTCAATGCCCTCGACCTCGCGCTGCGAAAGGCGCTCACCAAGTTCTATCCCGGCATCGAGAAGATCCATCTGCACGACTACAAGGTGCGCGTGCTCGACGGCACCAACGGCACCGAAAGCCGCGTGCGCGTGCTGATCGAATCCGGCGACGGTACGCGTCGCTGGGGGACCGTCGGCGTTTCCCACAACGTCGTCGAGGCCAGCTGGCAGGCGCTCGTCGACAGCTTCGTCTACTTCCTGCTGAGTCAGGAAGAGCGCGCGGCTTCGCGCCGCAAGTCGGCGGCCGCGTCGAGCTCGATTCGGCGCAAGGACTGA
- a CDS encoding aspartate kinase, with translation MSKRIRIVQKYGGTSVADADRIRSVARRIKRSYDEGHEIAVVASAMSGETNRLLALGRAVSPAPNARELDSMVSTGEQVSCAMLAMALNDLGVPAISLLGHQVRIQTDSSFGRARIRSIDVSRIERAFAENCVAVVAGFQGVDDDANITTLGRGGSDTTGVAIAAAIHADVCEILTDVDGVYTTDPRVCNDARKLERISYDEMLELASLGAKVLQIRSVEFAKRYQVPVHVRSSFNDVEGTWVVPEEGSMEEILVSGVAFERDQAQVTVEGVPDSPGLAASIFVPLAEASVVIDMIVQNVGTDGHTDVTFTVAEADASATRAVAEKVAAKIGARGVNTHSGLGKVSVVGLGMRNHAGVAARMFEVLAREKINIRMISTSEIKISVVVDNAQIDAAVRALHAAFLGPDAKALQEIA, from the coding sequence ATGTCGAAAAGGATCCGCATCGTCCAGAAATACGGCGGCACGTCGGTTGCCGACGCCGACCGCATCCGTTCGGTCGCCCGGCGCATCAAGCGCAGCTACGACGAGGGCCACGAGATCGCCGTTGTGGCCTCGGCCATGTCCGGCGAGACCAACCGGCTGCTGGCCCTGGGCCGGGCCGTATCGCCTGCACCCAATGCGCGCGAGCTCGATTCGATGGTGTCGACCGGCGAGCAGGTCTCGTGCGCGATGCTCGCGATGGCGCTGAACGACCTCGGCGTGCCGGCGATCTCGCTGCTCGGCCACCAGGTGCGCATCCAGACCGATTCGTCGTTCGGACGCGCGCGCATCCGCTCGATCGACGTGTCGCGCATCGAACGGGCATTTGCCGAGAACTGCGTCGCGGTCGTCGCCGGGTTCCAGGGCGTCGACGACGACGCCAACATCACGACCCTCGGCCGCGGGGGCTCCGACACGACGGGCGTCGCAATTGCGGCTGCCATTCACGCCGATGTCTGCGAGATTCTGACCGACGTGGACGGCGTCTACACGACCGACCCGCGCGTCTGCAACGACGCGCGCAAGCTCGAGCGGATTTCGTACGACGAGATGCTCGAGCTGGCGAGCCTCGGCGCCAAAGTTCTGCAGATCCGTTCGGTCGAGTTTGCCAAGCGTTACCAGGTTCCGGTGCACGTGCGCTCGAGCTTCAACGATGTGGAGGGAACCTGGGTGGTCCCTGAGGAAGGAAGCATGGAAGAGATTCTCGTCTCCGGTGTCGCATTCGAACGCGACCAGGCGCAGGTCACGGTCGAAGGCGTGCCGGATTCGCCGGGGCTCGCGGCGTCGATCTTCGTGCCGCTGGCGGAGGCGTCGGTCGTCATCGACATGATCGTGCAGAACGTCGGCACCGACGGGCATACGGACGTGACGTTCACGGTTGCCGAAGCCGACGCATCGGCCACGCGCGCCGTTGCCGAAAAAGTCGCCGCGAAGATCGGCGCGCGCGGAGTGAACACGCATTCGGGCCTCGGCAAGGTTTCGGTGGTCGGGCTCGGCATGCGCAATCATGCCGGCGTCGCCGCGCGCATGTTCGAAGTGCTCGCACGCGAGAAGATCAACATCCGCATGATCTCGACGTCGGAGATCAAGATCTCGGTGGTCGTCGACAACGCCCAGATCGACGCCGCCGTCCGCGCCCTCCACGCCGCCTTCCTCGGCCCCGACGCCAAGGCCCTTCAGGAGATCGCGTGA